A region of the Bombus pyrosoma isolate SC7728 linkage group LG15, ASM1482585v1, whole genome shotgun sequence genome:
TCTGCCATACCGGACGTTTCTCGTCCGGTAATCACGAGTAAAAACGACAAGATATTCAAGTCTCAGGCGAAACCGTGGATTGGTGATCAAGAATCACCGGGCCACAAATATTCGAGAGAAGCTAACGAACCTAGTCATCGAAGAACACGGAGGGCAACCAGGCCGAAGGAGGATAACAAAAACActtgttctctttttattcaaaCCGATCCACTCATATGGAGACATATATCGGAACAGGTAAATTTAGAATACACGCAAAACTACGTTCTTTCCTTTAAGCGTATTTTAACGTGGTTTCGATCTTGAAAGGAGAAAGATGATCCGATGTAGAAGGGCCgtcttttttatcatatagCGAAATCGTAATAACTCGTTGCATAATCGTCGAATTCTCCGAATACGTACGATTCCCCGGTCGTAGTCACATTCGTACGACTATTTTCTTCTAAACTGGACGTCGCGGCATTCTGCATTTTCTTCGCTCGGACGTTCTTTCCCGTGCCGTTCTAAAAATTACAGAAGTATTTGATTTTTCGACTGTACTTTCAGTTACATCACGACGCGGAGAAGACCAGAGAAGAGATACTGTCACTGATCGCGCACCACGTTACCGCTGTGAATTACATCTATAGAGACACCAGATTTGACGGCAGAATCAAACATAGGAATATTAAATTCGAGGTGCAACGGATAAAGGTGACTACGCATCATTGGATAATTTCTACGCGCCGCGAATATACCATCTGTCACGCGTTGAACGTTAAATACGACTATTCTGTTCGCGATAGATCGATGACGATACAGCTTGCACGCCCCAACAAACGTATGGCGAGCCAAACCCGTTCTGCATGGAGAACATTGACGTTAGCAACTTTTTAAACTTGCATTCGCTCGGCAACCACGAAGATTTTTGCCTCGCCTATGTGTTCACATATAGGTACGAAAAGAAGTGaaccaatttaaaaatttacgttATCAAGAAGATCTATATAACCGGTCTATATTATTAACAGAGATTTTACTGGCGGCACGCTTGGTCTTGCTTGGGTGGCCTCCGCATCCGGTGCGTCCGGTGGCATTTGCGAAAGATACAAAACGTACACGGAAACTGTCGGGGGAATGTATCAATCCACCAAGAGATCTTTGAATACCGGAATCATCacatttgttaattataatagcAGAGTACCACCGAAGGTGTCACAGCTGACATTGGCCCACGAGATAGGACATAATTTCGGATCACCTGTAAGGATTTATAGTGGAACATTGGAGGATTTATCGTTACATTGTTATTGTAATCGTTTGTTTTCGCAGCATTTCATTTCACCCTAAGCCAGCATTTAATCGCGCTTTCTTTGCAGCACGATTTTCCACCGGAATGCAGACCTGGCGGATTGCAcggaaattatattatgtttgcGTCAGCAACGAGCGGCGATCGACCTAACAAtagtaaattttcgaaatgcAGTATCGGTAATATCAGCAACGTTTTAGATGCCATCGAAGAcaacaagaaaagaaattgtttcacCGGtatgtgtgcgtgcgtgcgtgcgtgcgtgcgtgtgtagTTAAGAAAGCGTTAAGGGAGATAAGGTATGCTTATCTCGATCGAAAGGTGAAtcttgtttcatttaattcgtttGTATGCAGCTTCTGCCGGTGCGTTCTGTGGCAACAAGATCGTCGAAGCTGGAGAGGAATGCGATTGCGGGTACGATGACGATGAATGCGTGGATAAATGTTGCTATCCGAGACAAGTATCGGAATTggataagataaaaaatgagACGGCAAAAGGCTGCACCAGAAAGTCCGGAACGCAATGCAGGTACATATGTTTCTCACAGTGTAGTCGAAGCTAGAtttcataagaaaaatttccgACACAGAATGCATCGTCCAACTTGCATAATCACGAATCTCACGAGTCCGTTTCTTACAGCCCCAGTCAAGGGCCTTGCTGTTCCAGCGAATCGTGCCAGTTCGTTCCTCTCTCGAAAAATGTTCAATGCAAAGCGGAATCGGATTGTAGTTACAATTCGACTTGTAATGGACGATCATCCGAGTGTCCTCCACCGTTGCCAAGGGCTAACAAAACTAGATGTAACGAGGGAACTCAGGTAAaggaaacttttaaatttgcCCACGTTCTTACGTAGAACGATGCATATAagatattttggaaattatgTTCCGAAAATTTGTTCGCAGTTGTGCATCAATGGCGAGTGTACAGGATCGATTTGCCTAGAGTGGAACCTGACCGAGTGCTTTTTGACCAGTAACGTAATTCcaaatatcgataaacgtaAATTGTGCGAATTAGCTTGTCAAAATGGAACCGATCCATCGACCTGCCGTAGTACTAGCGAATTTGCACACGTTGTTGGTCTGCCTGAAGGTGGGATTAGCCTCCGGCCTGGATCACCTTGTGATAACTTTCAAGTAAAAAcctaatgttattatattactttataaatttactatttatgTTTGGAGCATTTAATAGCGATAGAACGCTCCTTCCAGGGATATTGTGATGTATTTTTGAAGTGTAGAGCGGTTGACGCGGAAGGACCATTAGCCAGAC
Encoded here:
- the LOC122575365 gene encoding disintegrin and metalloproteinase domain-containing protein 10 isoform X2, giving the protein MVTMISDTCGYVLFLLLLLLVPYIESARRLNEYIRHYEPLSYPTEEVHRGHLRAKRSVTRDNSVTLKFRSHGRDFHIRLKRDLATFSSNLIIEGPSGQTEDLDTSHIYQGHLVGEPGSHVFGSISDGVFHGKIISPRGGAWYVEKAHYYFPPHEINDTLHSVIYHENNVRDPYAHLRKGESGGCGITDDVVEWMDRVQNSAIPDVSRPVITSKNDKIFKSQAKPWIGDQESPGHKYSREANEPSHRRTRRATRPKEDNKNTCSLFIQTDPLIWRHISEQLHHDAEKTREEILSLIAHHVTAVNYIYRDTRFDGRIKHRNIKFEVQRIKIDDDTACTPQQTYGEPNPFCMENIDVSNFLNLHSLGNHEDFCLAYVFTYRDFTGGTLGLAWVASASGASGGICERYKTYTETVGGMYQSTKRSLNTGIITFVNYNSRVPPKVSQLTLAHEIGHNFGSPHDFPPECRPGGLHGNYIMFASATSGDRPNNSKFSKCSIGNISNVLDAIEDNKKRNCFTASAGAFCGNKIVEAGEECDCGYDDDECVDKCCYPRQVSELDKIKNETAKGCTRKSGTQCSPSQGPCCSSESCQFVPLSKNVQCKAESDCSYNSTCNGRSSECPPPLPRANKTRCNEGTQLCINGECTGSICLEWNLTECFLTSNVIPNIDKRKLCELACQNGTDPSTCRSTSEFAHVVGLPEGGISLRPGSPCDNFQGYCDVFLKCRAVDAEGPLARLKNLLFNKDTLRTVAQWITEFWWAVLLMGIAFIIFMGLFIKCCAVHTPSSNPKKPPARRISDTLRRPMNTLRRMRHPHGGGGAGPRSIPPRQNHGGHGATRGPSHGYGEGRGAQYYPKGYRSVPTASAPPSSSAAPNYGRSNHPELYAGAYSGSGGGGRASAYEMRHHNKV
- the LOC122575365 gene encoding disintegrin and metalloproteinase domain-containing protein 10 isoform X3; this translates as MVTMISDTCGYVLFLLLLLLVPYIESARRLNEYIRHYEPLSYPTEEVHRGHLRAKRSVTRDNSVTLKFRSHGRDFHIRLKRDLATFSSNLIIEGPSGQTEDLDTSHIYQGHLVGEPGSHVFGSISDGVFHGKIISPRGGAWYVEKAHYYFPPHEINDTLHSVIYHENNVRDPYAHLRKGESGGCGITDDVVEWMDRVQNSAIPDVSRPVITSKNDKIFKSQAKPWIGDQESPGHKYSREANEPSHRRTRRATRPKEDNKNTCSLFIQTDPLIWRHISEQLHHDAEKTREEILSLIAHHVTAVNYIYRDTRFDGRIKHRNIKFEVQRIKIDDDTACTPQQTYGEPNPFCMENIDVSNFLNLHSLGNHEDFCLAYVFTYRDFTGGTLGLAWVASASGASGGICERYKTYTETVGGMYQSTKRSLNTGIITFVNYNSRVPPKVSQLTLAHEIGHNFGSPHDFPPECRPGGLHGNYIMFASATSGDRPNNSKFSKCSIGNISNVLDAIEDNKKRNCFTASAGAFCGNKIVEAGEECDCGYDDDECVDKCCYPRQVSELDKIKNETAKGCTRKSGTQCSPSQGPCCSSESCQFVPLSKNVQCKAESDCSYNSTCNGRSSECPPPLPRANKTRCNEGTQLCINGECTGSICLEWNLTECFLTSNVIPNIDKRKLCELACQNGTDPSTCRSTSEFAHVVGLPEGGISLRPGSPCDNFQGYCDVFLKCRAVDAEGPLARLKNLLFNKDTLRTVAQWITEFWWAVLLMGIAFIIFMGLFIKCCAVHTPSSNPKKPPARRISDTLRRPMNTLRRMRHPHGGGGAGPRSIPPRQNHGGHGATRGPSHGYGEGRGAQYYPKASAPPSSSAAPNYGRSNHPELYAGAYSGSGGGGRASAYEMRHHNKV
- the LOC122575365 gene encoding disintegrin and metalloproteinase domain-containing protein 10 isoform X1: MVTMISDTCGYVLFLLLLLLVPYIESARRLNEYIRHYEPLSYPTEEVHRGHLRAKRSVTRDNSVTLKFRSHGRDFHIRLKRDLATFSSNLIIEGPSGQTEDLDTSHIYQGHLVGEPGSHVFGSISDGVFHGKIISPRGGAWYVEKAHYYFPPHEINDTLHSVIYHENNVRDPYAHLRKGESGGCGITDDVVEWMDRVQNSAIPDVSRPVITSKNDKIFKSQAKPWIGDQESPGHKYSREANEPSHRRTRRATRPKEDNKNTCSLFIQTDPLIWRHISEQLHHDAEKTREEILSLIAHHVTAVNYIYRDTRFDGRIKHRNIKFEVQRIKIDDDTACTPQQTYGEPNPFCMENIDVSNFLNLHSLGNHEDFCLAYVFTYRDFTGGTLGLAWVASASGASGGICERYKTYTETVGGMYQSTKRSLNTGIITFVNYNSRVPPKVSQLTLAHEIGHNFGSPHDFPPECRPGGLHGNYIMFASATSGDRPNNSKFSKCSIGNISNVLDAIEDNKKRNCFTASAGAFCGNKIVEAGEECDCGYDDDECVDKCCYPRQVSELDKIKNETAKGCTRKSGTQCSPSQGPCCSSESCQFVPLSKNVQCKAESDCSYNSTCNGRSSECPPPLPRANKTRCNEGTQLCINGECTGSICLEWNLTECFLTSNVIPNIDKRKLCELACQNGTDPSTCRSTSEFAHVVGLPEGGISLRPGSPCDNFQGYCDVFLKCRAVDAEGPLARLKNLLFNKDTLRTVAQWITEFWWAVLLMGIAFIIFMGLFIKCCAVHTPSSNPKKPPARRISDTLRRPMNTLRRMRHPHGGGGAGPRSIPPRQNHGGHGATRGPSHGYGEGRGAQYYPKAGYRSVPTASAPPSSSAAPNYGRSNHPELYAGAYSGSGGGGRASAYEMRHHNKV